Proteins encoded within one genomic window of Neodiprion fabricii isolate iyNeoFabr1 chromosome 6, iyNeoFabr1.1, whole genome shotgun sequence:
- the LOC124185267 gene encoding ankyrin repeat domain-containing protein 27-like, with translation MDPDEIVYNEFYHTLRNEYRRKYDLALSKCWNICVPAGNSLRGLPITDEFVDDHILKPHPEIPHHFTSIGEDNSCLYKFENTSLKLIEENESTKVNCQHKVGIVSIEKGYNKEFQIYVILVMEMPIHPKYISPNSRIEDEVKLNCSVVSYKDARGFLDQLSDQANTQFDKLKSTLKQIDLDDFNSSEELSSMLQDLTRRYWAIIMRKQSLCLQRDARFQKLLSTSLEVFIMHFMYDKIYYLLSRALLQEDMYLNKKLSQFFDAGITPDQLGADESLAISLPAAIVELATLDAREGPLEKSLCLRSTLDLIVAEVKAAIAEVQTKTENDEITVSSFVYTQSTDELIPLLIYVIVKSRPKRLVTDLHYIKNFLWSASPRDGLSDSLCTFEAAVGILFHLEVHDLPGRSRKVKTELPIGELFDVIARSDQDFTPLDRQIHQLATMLEKCTQN, from the exons ATGGATCCTGACGAGATAGTTTACAACGAATTTTATCATACTTTAAGG AATGAATATAGAAGAAAATATGACCTTGCGTTATCGAAATGCTGGAATATCTGTGTGCCTGCTGGTAACTCATTGCGGGGCTTGCCGATAACGGATGAATTTGTCG ATGATCACATTCTAAAACCACATCCTGAAATACCACACCATTTCACTTCAATTGGAGAAGATAATTCTTGtttatacaaatttgaaaacacatCGCTGAAGCTAATAGAGGAAAATGAGTCAACGAAGGTCAATTGTCAACATAAGGTCGGGATAGTATCCATTGAGAAAGGATACAACAaggaatttcaaatatacgtAATACTCGTTATGGAAATGCCGATTCACCCAAAATATATCTCGCCGAATAGTCGGATCGAAGAtgaagtgaaattgaattgtagCGTCGTCTCGTATAAGGA TGCAAGAGGCTTCCTTGATCAGTTGTCGGACCAAGCGAATACTCAGTTTGACAAACTGAAATCCACGCTAAAGCAAATTGATTTGGACGATTTCAATTCATCCGAGGAACTCAGTTCAATGCTACAAGATCTCACTCGTCGTTACTGGGCAATAATCATGCGTAAGCAGAGTCTTTGCCTGCAGCGAGATGCTCGATTTCAGAAGCTGCTTAGTACCTCCTTGGAAGTATTTATTATGCACTTTATGTACGATAAGATATATTATCTCCTCTCGCGTGCGCTGCTGCAAGAAGATATGTATCTCAATAAGAAACTAAGTCAATTCTTCGATGCTGGTATTACACCTGATCAACTGGGGGCTGACGAGTCGTTAGCTATCTCACTACCCGCTGCCATAGTTGAACTAGCAACACTGGACGCACGAGAAGGTCCGCTGGAAAAATCGCTCTGCTTGAGAAGCACGCTGGATCTGATTGTCGCCGAGGTTAAAGCAGCAATTGCCGAAGTACAAACAAAGACTGAAAATGACGAAATAACGGTTTCGTCCTTCGTTTATACTCAATCCACAGACGAGCTGATTCCACTGCTCATATACGTAATCGTAAAATCTCGTCCTAAGCGACTCGTGACTGATTTACActacataaaaaatttcctttgGTCCGCATCGCCGCGTGACGGACTTTCCGATAGTTTATGTACCTTTGAGGCAGCGGTAGGTATTTTGTTTCACTTAGAAGTACACGACTTACCAGGCAGAAGTCGCAAGGTAA